Proteins encoded together in one Telopea speciosissima isolate NSW1024214 ecotype Mountain lineage chromosome 4, Tspe_v1, whole genome shotgun sequence window:
- the LOC122659489 gene encoding uncharacterized protein LOC122659489, with translation MSPIVASQLATELGVLAGAVLVKSVLEKPMASQWPRCPNCNGTGRVTCMCSRWSDGDVGCRTCSGWGRMACSSFLNLNWLACIDG, from the coding sequence ATGAGTCCGATCGTGGCGTCTCAGCTTGCAACAGAGCTCGGTGTGTTAGCAGGTGCGGTGCTGGTGAAATCGGTGTTGGAGAAGCCGATGGCTAGTCAGTGGCCCAGGTGTCCGAATTGCAACGGCACCGGACGAGTTACCTGCATGTGTTCCCGCTGGTCGGACGGTGATGTTGGCTGCCGGACCTGTTCTGGTTGGGGTCGCATGGCCTGTAGTAGCTTCTTAAATCTAAATTGGTTAGCTTGTATTGATGGGTAG
- the LOC122659490 gene encoding methyl-CpG-binding domain-containing protein 4-like has protein sequence MKPGGGGKETPKTLEKPSTVYTVQCGECFKWRLIPTKEEFEDIRSKFIEDPWVCDNKYGVSCEDPEDIEYDSSKIWAIDKPNIPKTPVGFERILVLRKDFSKFDAYYITSTGKRLRAITEIAKFLEANPEYSGVSVSDFSFTVPKVVENTIPRIVDGKNGASRGKKKKKSMIKDDDNDDGELVD, from the exons ATGAAGCCAGGAGGAGGAGGTAAAGAAACTCCTAAAACCCTAGAG AAACCATCGACTGTGTATACCGTACAGTGTGGTGAATGCTTCAAATGGAGGTTGATTCCCACAAAAGAAGAGTTTGAAGACATCAGAAGCAAATTCATAGAGGATCCGTGGGTCTGCGACAACAAATATGGTGTCTCTTGTGAGGATCCTGAAGATATTGAGTATGACAGCAGCAAGATTTGGGCCATTGACAAACCAAATATTCCAAAGACTCCAGTTGGTTTTGAAAGAATCTTGGTACTTAGAAAAGATTTTTCTAAGTTTGATGCCTATTATATTACCTCAACTGGAAAGAGACTGCGAGCCATTACTGAGATAGCGAAGTTTCTTGAGGCAAATCCTGAGTACAGTGGTGTTTCTGTTTCAGATTTCAGTTTTACGGTACCAAAGGTAGTGGAAAACACAATCCCTAGAATTGTGGATGGGAAGAATGGTGCAAGTAGgggtaagaaaaagaaaaaatcgatGATCaaagatgatgataatgatgatggaGAACTAGTGGATTGA
- the LOC122660510 gene encoding piezo-type mechanosensitive ion channel homolog: protein MYSSGNPTNIANPIRYASVQIDIKTEAGRLTLYQTTLCEILSWGKLDVDIDLDPLGYLDSYDENDIQLICCQDDASTLWLVPPVVQAKFVQSLPLNMDIIFTWVFIRDRPKGKESVKFEPPILKQDLPKPSEVEEVLNGTTDSFRISNVYPRYFRVTGSGDIRRLEQLEDSVSGDLFMNRGNPEWWSFHAINASESDGCGGLRGPSAVIVSEETPQGILGDTLSKFSIWGLYITFVLAVGRFIRIQCSDLRMRIPYENLPSCERLLAICEDIYAARAEGELEVEEVLYWTLVKIYRSPHMLLEYTKPD, encoded by the exons ATGTACAGCAGTGGTAACCCAACAAATATTGCAAACCCTATTAGATATGCAAGTGTTCAGATCGATATTAAAACAGAGGCTGGAAGATTGACCTTGTACCAGACAACCCTTTGTGAGATACTCTCATGGGGCAAGCTAGATGTTGATATTGATCTGGATCCTCTAGGTTATCTGGATTCATACGATGAGAATGACATCCAGTTGATATGCTGCCAAGATGATGCAAGCACCTTGTGGCTTGTTCCACCGGTGGTTCAGGCCAAATTTGTTCAATCTCTCCCCTTGAACATGGATATTATAtttacctgggtatttataagggATAGACCGAAAGGCAAGGAATCCGTGAAGTTTGAGCCACCTATTTTGAAACAGGATCTTCCAAAACCATCAGAGGTCGAGGAAGTACTCAATGGTACCACTGACAGTTTTAGGATATCTAATGTTTATCCAAGATATTTTCGGGTGACTGGTTCTGGCGACATACGGCGTTTAGAACAA CTTGAGGACTCGGTTAGTGGGGACCTTTTTATGAATCGTGGGAATCCAGAATGGTGGTCTTTCCATGCTATCAATGCATCAGAGTCGGATGGATGTGGAGGACTGAGAGGACCCTCGGCGGTCATTGTTTCTGAGGAAACACCGC AAGGTATTCTTGGCGATACTCTTAGCAAGTTTAGTATATGGGGCCTCTACATTACCTTTGTGCTAGCAGTTGGTCGATTCATCAGAATTCAATGCTCTGACCTGCGGATGAGAATACCTTACGAGAACCTCCCTTCCTGTGAGAG GTTGCTAGCAATTTGTGAGGATATCTATGCTGCAAGAGCAGAGGGCGAACTTGAAGTCGAAGAGGTCCTTTACTGGACCCTTGTGAAGATTTACAGGTCACCACATATGCTTCTTGAATACACCAAGCCTGACTAG